In a single window of the Natator depressus isolate rNatDep1 chromosome 24, rNatDep2.hap1, whole genome shotgun sequence genome:
- the LOC141976961 gene encoding intelectin-like protein isoform X2 has translation MLKSAVRRLSDTGTRDQSTMKQLALLLLLISVTRVAPCSKSVGAAELKLAIRDLLDNWKDTSCSQSGQSYQSLPRSCKEIKATWDEAGDGIYTLRTENGETYQTFCDMTTKGGSWTLVASVHENNAYGKCTTGDRWSSQQGSNINYPEGEGNWANYNTFGSAVGSTSDDYKNPGYYDLQSQDLSVWHVTNKTPLKEWKNRSILRYHTETGFLSSEGGNLFKLYEKYPVKYGAGVCKTNNGPAVPVIYDYGDAQKTANYYSPNGQTEFNPGYIQFRVFNTEKAAMALCAGVKVTGCNTEHHCIGGGGFFPEGNPIQCGDFPAFDWNGYGTHQHWSVSKEMIESTVLLFYR, from the exons ATGCTGAAATCTGCAGTTAGACGCCTCAGCGACACTGGAACGAGGGACCAG TCAACAATGAAGCAACTCGCTCTCCTGCTGCTCCTCATCTCAGTGACCAGGGTGGCCCCTTGCT CCAAGAGCGTGGGTGCTGCTGAACTGAAACTCGCCATCCGTGACCTGCTGGACAACTGGAAAGACACGTCCTGCTCCCAGAGTGGCCAGAGCTACCAGAGCCTGCCCCGCAGCTGCAAGGAAATTAAAGCCACCTGGGACGAGGCTGGAG ATGGGATTTACACCCTGCGCACTGAGAACGGTGAGACCTACCAGACCTTCTGCGACATGACCACCAAGGGGGGCAGCTGGACCCTGGTGGCCAGCGTGCACGAGAACAACGCCTATGGCAAGTGCACCACGGGCGATCGCTGGTCCAGCCAGCAGGGAAGCAACATCAACTACCCAGAGGGAGAGGGCAACTGGGCCAATTACAACACCTTCGGCTCCGCGGTGGGCTCCACCAGTGATGACTATAAG AACCCTGGTTATTACGATCTGCAATCCCAGGACCTGTCCGTGTGGCATGTAACCAACAAGACGCCCCTGAAAGAATGGAAGAACAGGTCCATCCTGAGGTACCACACTGAGACTGGCTTCCTGTCCTCAGAGGGGGGAAACCTCTTCAAACTCTACGAG AAATACCCAGTGAAATACGGTGCTGGTGTCTGCAAGACCAACAATGGCCCCGCCGTGCCCGTCATCTACGACTATGGCGATGCCCAGAAAACTGCCAACTATTACTCTCCAAACGGCCAAA CTGAATTCAACCCCGGCTACATCCAGTTCCGCGTGTTTAACACTGAGAAGGCGGCCATGGCTCTGTGTGCTGGGGTGAAAGTCACTGGCTGTAACACCGAGCAT cactgcataGGTGGAGGAGGGTTCTTCCCAGAAGGGAACCCGATTCAGTGCGGCGATTTCCCTGCCTTTGACTGGAACGGCTACGGAACCCATCAGCACTGGAGTGTATCCAAGGAGATGATTGAATCCACAGTGCTGCTGTTCTACCGCTGA
- the LOC141976961 gene encoding intelectin-like protein isoform X3, with the protein MTTKGGSWTLVASVHENNAYGKCTTGDRWSSQQGSNINYPEGEGNWANYNTFGSAVGSTSDDYKNPGYYDLQSQDLSVWHVTNKTPLKEWKNRSILRYHTETGFLSSEGGNLFKLYEKYPVKYGAGVCKTNNGPAVPVIYDYGDAQKTANYYSPNGQSAAKSHRRCVKEPPATGELQSEYHRFREGENNETRESKWKIPRREHAEFNPGYIQFRVFNTEKAAMALCAGVKVTGCNTEHHCIGGGGFFPEGNPIQCGDFPAFDWNGYGTHQHWSVSKEMIESTVLLFYR; encoded by the exons ATGACCACCAAGGGGGGCAGCTGGACCCTGGTGGCCAGCGTGCACGAGAACAACGCCTATGGCAAGTGCACCACGGGCGATCGCTGGTCCAGCCAGCAGGGAAGCAACATCAACTACCCAGAGGGAGAGGGCAACTGGGCCAATTACAACACCTTCGGCTCCGCGGTGGGCTCCACCAGTGATGACTATAAG AACCCTGGTTATTACGATCTGCAATCCCAGGACCTGTCCGTGTGGCATGTAACCAACAAGACGCCCCTGAAAGAATGGAAGAACAGGTCCATCCTGAGGTACCACACTGAGACTGGCTTCCTGTCCTCAGAGGGGGGAAACCTCTTCAAACTCTACGAG AAATACCCAGTGAAATACGGTGCTGGTGTCTGCAAGACCAACAATGGCCCCGCCGTGCCCGTCATCTACGACTATGGCGATGCCCAGAAAACTGCCAACTATTACTCTCCAAACGGCCAAA GTGCTGCCAAGAGCCACAGGAGATGCGTTAAAGAGCCACCGGCCACTGGCGAGCTGCAGTCTGAGTATCACCGATTTAGAGAAGGGGAAAACAATGAAACAAGAGAGAGCAAATGGAAAATCCCCAGGAGAGAGCACG CTGAATTCAACCCCGGCTACATCCAGTTCCGCGTGTTTAACACTGAGAAGGCGGCCATGGCTCTGTGTGCTGGGGTGAAAGTCACTGGCTGTAACACCGAGCAT cactgcataGGTGGAGGAGGGTTCTTCCCAGAAGGGAACCCGATTCAGTGCGGCGATTTCCCTGCCTTTGACTGGAACGGCTACGGAACCCATCAGCACTGGAGTGTATCCAAGGAGATGATTGAATCCACAGTGCTGCTGTTCTACCGCTGA
- the LOC141976961 gene encoding intelectin-like protein isoform X1, which produces MLKSAVRRLSDTGTRDQSTMKQLALLLLLISVTRVAPCSKSVGAAELKLAIRDLLDNWKDTSCSQSGQSYQSLPRSCKEIKATWDEAGDGIYTLRTENGETYQTFCDMTTKGGSWTLVASVHENNAYGKCTTGDRWSSQQGSNINYPEGEGNWANYNTFGSAVGSTSDDYKNPGYYDLQSQDLSVWHVTNKTPLKEWKNRSILRYHTETGFLSSEGGNLFKLYEKYPVKYGAGVCKTNNGPAVPVIYDYGDAQKTANYYSPNGQSAAKSHRRCVKEPPATGELQSEYHRFREGENNETRESKWKIPRREHAEFNPGYIQFRVFNTEKAAMALCAGVKVTGCNTEHHCIGGGGFFPEGNPIQCGDFPAFDWNGYGTHQHWSVSKEMIESTVLLFYR; this is translated from the exons ATGCTGAAATCTGCAGTTAGACGCCTCAGCGACACTGGAACGAGGGACCAG TCAACAATGAAGCAACTCGCTCTCCTGCTGCTCCTCATCTCAGTGACCAGGGTGGCCCCTTGCT CCAAGAGCGTGGGTGCTGCTGAACTGAAACTCGCCATCCGTGACCTGCTGGACAACTGGAAAGACACGTCCTGCTCCCAGAGTGGCCAGAGCTACCAGAGCCTGCCCCGCAGCTGCAAGGAAATTAAAGCCACCTGGGACGAGGCTGGAG ATGGGATTTACACCCTGCGCACTGAGAACGGTGAGACCTACCAGACCTTCTGCGACATGACCACCAAGGGGGGCAGCTGGACCCTGGTGGCCAGCGTGCACGAGAACAACGCCTATGGCAAGTGCACCACGGGCGATCGCTGGTCCAGCCAGCAGGGAAGCAACATCAACTACCCAGAGGGAGAGGGCAACTGGGCCAATTACAACACCTTCGGCTCCGCGGTGGGCTCCACCAGTGATGACTATAAG AACCCTGGTTATTACGATCTGCAATCCCAGGACCTGTCCGTGTGGCATGTAACCAACAAGACGCCCCTGAAAGAATGGAAGAACAGGTCCATCCTGAGGTACCACACTGAGACTGGCTTCCTGTCCTCAGAGGGGGGAAACCTCTTCAAACTCTACGAG AAATACCCAGTGAAATACGGTGCTGGTGTCTGCAAGACCAACAATGGCCCCGCCGTGCCCGTCATCTACGACTATGGCGATGCCCAGAAAACTGCCAACTATTACTCTCCAAACGGCCAAA GTGCTGCCAAGAGCCACAGGAGATGCGTTAAAGAGCCACCGGCCACTGGCGAGCTGCAGTCTGAGTATCACCGATTTAGAGAAGGGGAAAACAATGAAACAAGAGAGAGCAAATGGAAAATCCCCAGGAGAGAGCACG CTGAATTCAACCCCGGCTACATCCAGTTCCGCGTGTTTAACACTGAGAAGGCGGCCATGGCTCTGTGTGCTGGGGTGAAAGTCACTGGCTGTAACACCGAGCAT cactgcataGGTGGAGGAGGGTTCTTCCCAGAAGGGAACCCGATTCAGTGCGGCGATTTCCCTGCCTTTGACTGGAACGGCTACGGAACCCATCAGCACTGGAGTGTATCCAAGGAGATGATTGAATCCACAGTGCTGCTGTTCTACCGCTGA